AGTTCTTCCAGTATACCGATCCCTCGGACACCTCGAAATTCCTGAACTGGAACGCGCAGACTGCCGCCGCCGACAAGAGCCCGTTTAAGGGCGAGGATATCAGCGCGGGACAGCTTTCGTTTTACGGACAGGACGAGTTCCTGGCGACGAGGGAGCTTAGCCTCACTTACGGCCTGAGGGTGGACATACCGATCTACTTCACGACTCCGGTGGACAACCCGTTCTCCCGGTCGCTTCTATCGCTCGACGGAGACGGAAACCCCGAAACGATCGACCAGAGCAAATTGCCCTCGGCGAAGCCGCTCTTCTCGCCCCGCGTGGGGTTCAATTGGAACGCATCGGGAGACCGGACCACGCAGGTCCGTGGGGGCACCGGAATCTTCACCGGGCGGATCCCGTTCGTATGGTTCGGCAATAACATCTCCAACCCCGGCTTCAATCCGAATCTTCCTCCCTGGGAGCAGACCTTCTATGTAAACGCCATGGCGACCGATTTCAAATGGCCGCAAGCGTGGACGAACAACATCGCCGTGGATCACATGCTTCCGGGGGACCTTCTCGGGACACTCGAATTCCTGTACAGCAAGGACATCAACGCCGTCTACCTGAGAAACGGCAATCTGGGCGCGCCGATCGGAAAAGTTTCGGTTGACGGGCGCCCCTATTATCCCAGCGCCCAGCTCAATCCGTCGATTGGCGGACTCTTCGTCATCGACAACACGAGCGAGGGATATAACTGGAACGTCACCGGCCAGCTCCGGAAAACGTTCGATTTCGGACTGCATACCAGCCTCTCCTATACCTATCTCGAGGCGAAGAACCAGATGAAGTCGACCGAGATCGCGAGCGTGCTCTGGAGCGGGAACCCCGTCCAGGGCAATCCCAACAAGCCCGAGCTGAGCTTCTCGGAGTTCGGCGAGAGACAGAGAATCATCGGCACGGCCACTCTTCGCCACGTCTGGTCTGAACATCTGGCCACGAGCTTCGGGGTCTTCTTCGAGGTTGCCGAAGGCAACACCTTCGCGGGAGCGGGAGGGAACCGGTATTCGTTTACGTACTCCGGCGACGTGAACAATGACGGGAGCGGGGGAAACGATCTCATGTACATTCCGAGAGACCAGAGCGAGATAACGTTCGCCCCGTATACGGACAAGAACGGGAATACGGTGACCGCCGCCCAGCAGTGGGCTTCCTTCGATGCGTTCATCCGGCAGGACGACTATCTGAACTCGCACAGAGGCCAGATTGCGGAACGCTTCGGCGCGCTGAATCCCTGGTTCAGCAATGTCGACTTTCGCGTCCTCCAGGATATCACGTTTATGTTCAGCGGTCAGCCCCACACGTTCGAGCTCAGCGCCGACATACTCAATGCCGGCAATCTCCTGAGCTCAAGCTGGGGGGTCCGGAGCGCGGCAAGTGCCGCCGCAACGACTCCCCTCGTCCTGGCGCGTGTCGACAATCCCTCTCCGGGGGTTTACAATCCCGTATTCAATTATAAGGCCCTTGCCCCGACTACCTTCACGGATGATCCCGGGCTCAACTCCCGGTGGCAGATCCAGCTGGGGCTCCGGTACATGTTCAATCATTGAGAATCCTTCAGGTTTTTCGCTTTCGTGCGAGGGGGGGGCCTCTCCCCCCTTGCATGTGAGCTCACCCCTCCCGGCCCACCGTAGCCCGGCTACGACAACCAACCTAGAGTAATCGCGGTATCCAAACCCGCATTAATTACATAAATCCTCCTATTGATATTGTGAGGCGTCCTATTTATTATTGATGGGAGCTGCTTTCGGAGAAAAAGTATTCTTCTTCAAACATCCGGCTCCCGGCAACTTCGGACTGGAGTGCCATCCGTTGGCCGACCCCACCGTGACGCGCGGCGTGTCATTCAAACTTAGGAGGAACATCTCCGATGGCAAAGGATAACGGCAGTAAAAGGCAGCACACCGATACGCAGCCTTTGAGCGAGTCTACGATCTCCTTGCTCCGCGAGCTGGTGGCGCATCTGAGGGATAACCGCTCCCAACTGCGGCAGGACTGGGCCAGGCGAATCACCGAATCACAATTCCTGACGGCAATGTCCCAGGATGAGGTCTTCGCCGAGGCGACCACGGTCTACGACAGCTATATCGGGGTCCTCGAGACGGGGAGCGTCGAATCGCTGCAAGCGTATGCGCGCGACCTGTCGGAGCGGATCATCCCGCGCGGAGTCGAGACTCATGAAGTGATCGGCATCGTGCTCCTCCTGCGCGACGTTCTGGCCCGATTTCTGTTCGCAAAGTATCAGAATGATTTCGCCCTCCTTAACAGGATTCTTGACGTCTACGAGCCCGCTGCCAACCGGGTCGCCAACACCGTCGCGGTCGGTTTCGTGCAGGAGCGCGAGAGGATTATCAGGCAGCAGCAGGAGGCGATCAGGGAGCTTTCCACGCCGGTTCTCCAGGTGCGTGAGCGGCTCCTTATCCTGCCCATCATCGGAGTGATCGACTCCCAGCGCGCCAGGCAGCTCACCGAACAGCTGTTGCGGGGGATCCGGGCGAACCGCGCCAAGGTGGTCGTCATCGATATTACCGGGGTCCCGTCGGTCGACTCCACGGTCGCCAACCACCTCGTGCAGACCGTCGAGGCGTCGAGACTGATGGGCGCCACTGTGATTGTCACCGGCCTTTCTTCGGAAATCGCCCAGACACTCGTCACGATCGGCGTCGATCTCGGAAAGATGAAAACCGTCGGAGACCTCCAGGGGGGAATCGAGGAAGCCGAAGGTCTCCTGGGATACAAAGTCAACTTATCAGATCAGGAACCGTCCGAGACGCTCAAGCAGGAGAACTAGTCCACCCCCATCACAGAGGCAGGGGAACAGAATGCGGGTTCCGATCCTTAAACAGGGCGAGTATCTCATTGCGATCATTCAGTCAGCCCTGACTGACGAAGACCTGCTGCAGCTCCGGGATGAGTTGACCGGACAGGTCGGGAGGTATCGCGCCCGCGGAGTGATCGTCGACCTCACCGCTCTTGACGTCATGGATTCCTTCGCCACCCAGACTCTTCGATCACTGGCTCATATGATCAAACTGCGGGGCGCCGAGATGGTGATTGTCGGGGTTCAGCCCGAGGTGGCGTTTACGATGGTGCAGCTCGGGTTGACACTCGAAGGGATCTCGACTGCGTTGGACCTTGAGGAAGGCCTCAGCCAGCTGAACCTTCGGGCAAAGGGAGCCATGGCGCGTGGAAGATGAGGTTCGGGTCTCCATCGGATCGGAGTCCGACATCGTCACCGCCCGCGAGCAGGGACGGCTGATGGCGCGGGAGATCG
This is a stretch of genomic DNA from Bacteroidota bacterium. It encodes these proteins:
- a CDS encoding STAS domain-containing protein, which gives rise to MAKDNGSKRQHTDTQPLSESTISLLRELVAHLRDNRSQLRQDWARRITESQFLTAMSQDEVFAEATTVYDSYIGVLETGSVESLQAYARDLSERIIPRGVETHEVIGIVLLLRDVLARFLFAKYQNDFALLNRILDVYEPAANRVANTVAVGFVQERERIIRQQQEAIRELSTPVLQVRERLLILPIIGVIDSQRARQLTEQLLRGIRANRAKVVVIDITGVPSVDSTVANHLVQTVEASRLMGATVIVTGLSSEIAQTLVTIGVDLGKMKTVGDLQGGIEEAEGLLGYKVNLSDQEPSETLKQEN
- a CDS encoding STAS domain-containing protein, whose translation is MRVPILKQGEYLIAIIQSALTDEDLLQLRDELTGQVGRYRARGVIVDLTALDVMDSFATQTLRSLAHMIKLRGAEMVIVGVQPEVAFTMVQLGLTLEGISTALDLEEGLSQLNLRAKGAMARGR